From Paenibacillus sp. V4I7, one genomic window encodes:
- a CDS encoding S1C family serine protease, protein MEDNKKDYSDFFKPQNDNSSNNDRVNRNESNHQDPQDPQDPNKARPSYYYSYGPYKSAFNEENEGHSLTTSSSGTEGTSSVEVTPPKNLRPFSFGPEAGAPQGSGPWDPNARKRSSVKSVFAAFMAGALVVGALMFSADKLNLFTGNQPLNSGSSTAAATNGGNSNGGEVKNVGLDVVRPGNISAIAQNAGPAIVKVEALVKPKQTSRSGNSLFDDPFFRQFFGDNGGGTTTPKSGQNDSGSGELQPGGMGTGFIFEKTGYILTNEHVVDGADEIQITVEGYDKPFKAKLLGNSYELDLAVLKIEGEKEFPILPLGKAEDVNVGDWVVAIGNPYGFDHTVTVGVLSAKERPISIPDAKGTREYKHLLQTDASINPGNSGGPLLNLNGEVIGINTAVSSQAQGIGFAIPTSTISSVLENLKNNVQIPKEPVPYLGVGLQDIGQDWVSELKLSNTDGALVGSVQRKSPAFQAGLRQYDVIVDINGAKVKNSQELITKVQAAKVGDKVTLGLIRDGKRMEVPITVGDKNTLAETPAQ, encoded by the coding sequence ATGGAAGACAACAAGAAAGACTATAGCGACTTCTTTAAGCCGCAGAATGACAATAGCAGTAACAACGATCGCGTTAATCGAAATGAGTCTAATCATCAAGACCCGCAAGATCCACAAGATCCTAACAAAGCAAGACCTTCCTACTATTATTCGTATGGCCCTTACAAGTCGGCTTTTAACGAAGAAAACGAAGGGCATTCGCTTACAACTTCATCATCGGGAACTGAAGGAACCTCCAGTGTTGAAGTTACTCCGCCTAAGAACTTGCGTCCTTTCAGTTTTGGACCTGAAGCAGGCGCTCCACAAGGCTCGGGTCCTTGGGATCCAAACGCAAGAAAGCGTTCATCTGTGAAAAGCGTTTTCGCGGCTTTCATGGCAGGCGCCTTGGTCGTAGGTGCACTTATGTTCAGTGCTGATAAATTGAATTTGTTTACTGGCAATCAGCCTCTAAACTCTGGTAGCTCCACAGCTGCGGCAACGAATGGCGGGAACAGTAATGGAGGCGAAGTGAAAAATGTTGGGCTAGATGTTGTTCGCCCGGGGAACATTTCGGCTATTGCACAGAACGCTGGCCCTGCTATTGTTAAGGTTGAAGCTCTTGTGAAACCGAAGCAAACAAGCCGCAGCGGTAATTCCCTCTTCGATGACCCGTTCTTCCGTCAATTCTTTGGAGATAATGGCGGAGGTACTACAACACCTAAGAGTGGTCAGAACGACTCTGGCAGTGGCGAGCTGCAGCCAGGCGGTATGGGAACAGGGTTTATTTTCGAAAAAACCGGATATATTTTAACTAATGAGCATGTTGTGGATGGCGCTGATGAAATTCAAATCACGGTAGAAGGTTATGACAAGCCATTTAAAGCTAAATTGTTAGGTAACAGCTACGAATTGGATTTGGCTGTTCTCAAAATCGAGGGCGAGAAAGAGTTTCCAATCCTCCCACTTGGTAAAGCTGAGGATGTGAATGTTGGGGATTGGGTTGTTGCCATCGGTAATCCATACGGTTTCGACCACACAGTTACTGTAGGAGTGCTTAGTGCAAAGGAACGTCCGATCAGCATTCCGGATGCCAAAGGTACACGTGAGTATAAACACTTATTACAAACGGATGCTTCCATTAACCCTGGTAACTCCGGTGGACCTTTACTTAACTTGAATGGTGAAGTGATCGGCATTAATACAGCTGTTAGCTCCCAAGCCCAAGGAATTGGTTTCGCCATTCCTACTAGTACAATTTCTTCCGTTCTTGAAAATCTTAAAAACAATGTTCAAATTCCTAAAGAACCGGTTCCTTACTTAGGTGTAGGTCTACAGGATATTGGTCAAGACTGGGTAAGTGAATTGAAGCTTTCGAACACAGATGGAGCGTTAGTTGGCAGCGTTCAACGTAAAAGTCCTGCCTTCCAAGCTGGTCTTCGTCAATACGATGTGATTGTAGATATTAATGGAGCTAAGGTTAAAAATTCGCAGGAATTGATTACCAAAGTTCAGGCAGCAAAAGTTGGCGACAAGGTTACTTTGGGACTTATTCGAGACGGCAAGCGAATGGAAGTACCTATTACGGTTGGGGATAAAAACACGCTAGCCGAAACGCCTGCCCAATAA
- a CDS encoding response regulator transcription factor translates to MRENIMVIDDDEKITSMLRRGLAFEGYSVVTATNGADGLKQMLTAEPHLLILDVMMPHIDGWEVVRRVRESGSEVPILMLTAKDEISDRVKGLDLGADDYLVKPFALEELLARVRVLLRRRTERPEQQTNRLNYEDTILDLDTREVFRGEKLIELTTKEFDLLHLFMQNPKRVLSRDIIMEKIWGYDYSGESNVLEVYIALLRQKTEEFGHKRLIQTVRGAGYVLRGES, encoded by the coding sequence ATGAGAGAGAACATAATGGTTATTGATGATGATGAGAAAATTACGTCAATGTTGAGACGAGGTTTGGCTTTTGAAGGATATTCGGTCGTCACTGCGACCAATGGTGCGGATGGCCTCAAACAAATGTTGACAGCGGAACCACATCTACTGATCTTGGACGTCATGATGCCGCATATTGATGGCTGGGAGGTCGTTCGTCGAGTTCGTGAAAGTGGCAGCGAGGTGCCGATTCTTATGCTTACAGCAAAAGATGAAATCAGCGATCGCGTGAAAGGCTTGGATCTCGGTGCAGACGACTATTTGGTTAAGCCTTTTGCGCTTGAAGAGCTGCTTGCAAGAGTGCGTGTACTTCTTAGGAGGAGAACGGAGCGTCCTGAGCAGCAGACGAATCGATTGAATTATGAGGATACAATTTTGGATTTGGATACACGTGAGGTTTTTCGCGGTGAGAAACTGATTGAGTTAACAACCAAGGAGTTTGATTTACTTCACTTGTTCATGCAGAATCCGAAGCGTGTCCTTTCACGGGATATTATTATGGAAAAAATATGGGGCTACGATTATAGCGGTGAATCCAATGTTCTGGAGGTTTATATCGCGCTGCTGCGCCAAAAGACGGAAGAATTTGGCCATAAACGATTGATTCAAACGGTTCGGGGGGCAGGTTACGTATTGAGAGGGGAATCTTGA
- a CDS encoding cell wall metabolism sensor histidine kinase WalK, with protein MSLRLRLTLWYSGILALTMLLFGIVLYFFLNYFLYDQIRQDVKREATNTSLRIQKSFALSKKGLVVDLELESRDFYSTNTFLQLYNVALKSYNRSANLQFYDVALPLEKNTIDKLKQEDGFYEKTKVLGQDFLIYNHGIRSDDQNQLIGILQAAVPIGSYERTSVTLRYTLMIWALLTIIAAASLGWFLARKALKPIERVIEAANQIGSSDDLEKRIHYDGPLDEIGRLTETINGMLSRIQVTYLELDEAYRAQRRFVSDASHELRTPLTTIRGNVDLLEKMWKQTSGSTELATPDQMQMSLEAMHDIAGEAQRMSRLVNDLLALARADAGVLMEKKPVEMMPLVQEVVRRAHLLEHTADWLVGDLDALEHAVVQGNRDYLQQLLFIFIENAFKYTPVGTVRFEASRTDSFIGIRITDTGIGIDKEDIPHIFDRFYRADLSRGLTSGTGLGLSIAKWIIDEHGGSIEVTTRKDEGSTFMIWLPANFPLSV; from the coding sequence ATGTCTCTTCGCTTGCGGTTAACGCTTTGGTATTCAGGTATATTGGCACTAACCATGCTGCTCTTTGGCATTGTTCTTTATTTTTTCTTGAATTACTTCCTGTACGATCAAATTCGCCAAGATGTGAAAAGGGAAGCGACCAATACCTCTTTGCGTATTCAGAAGAGCTTCGCACTTTCAAAGAAGGGACTCGTCGTTGATTTGGAACTGGAAAGCAGAGATTTCTACTCAACGAATACGTTTTTGCAATTATATAATGTTGCACTTAAAAGCTATAATCGCTCGGCTAACTTACAATTCTATGATGTTGCTTTGCCTTTAGAGAAAAATACGATTGATAAATTAAAGCAGGAAGATGGTTTTTACGAAAAGACCAAGGTACTTGGGCAAGATTTCCTCATTTATAATCATGGGATTAGGTCAGATGACCAGAATCAACTCATTGGGATTCTTCAAGCGGCTGTACCGATTGGCAGCTATGAAAGAACGTCCGTTACCCTTCGGTATACGTTGATGATTTGGGCATTATTAACGATTATCGCGGCAGCTTCTTTAGGCTGGTTTTTGGCGCGTAAGGCGCTCAAGCCGATCGAACGCGTCATTGAAGCCGCGAATCAAATTGGAAGCAGTGATGATCTGGAGAAACGGATCCATTACGATGGTCCACTAGATGAAATTGGGCGATTGACCGAAACGATCAATGGGATGCTCTCTCGTATTCAGGTTACCTATCTCGAATTAGATGAAGCGTACCGAGCCCAGCGCAGGTTCGTATCGGACGCATCGCATGAGCTGAGAACACCGCTTACTACGATTCGAGGAAATGTCGACTTGTTGGAAAAGATGTGGAAGCAAACTTCGGGGAGCACTGAACTTGCAACGCCTGATCAAATGCAGATGTCACTTGAGGCTATGCATGATATTGCAGGAGAAGCACAGCGAATGAGCAGATTAGTCAATGATCTTCTTGCTCTGGCGAGAGCAGATGCCGGCGTTCTTATGGAAAAGAAGCCTGTTGAGATGATGCCTCTCGTTCAAGAAGTGGTAAGGCGGGCTCATTTGCTCGAGCATACCGCTGATTGGCTAGTGGGTGATTTAGATGCATTAGAACATGCGGTTGTGCAAGGGAACAGGGATTACTTGCAGCAATTGTTGTTTATTTTCATCGAGAATGCGTTCAAATATACACCCGTTGGAACCGTAAGGTTCGAAGCGTCGCGAACGGATAGCTTTATTGGTATTCGGATTACCGATACGGGAATTGGCATAGATAAAGAGGATATTCCTCATATTTTCGACCGATTTTATCGCGCCGATTTATCCAGGGGACTGACATCTGGAACTGGACTCGGTTTATCGATCGCCAAGTGGATTATTGATGAGCACGGTGGGTCTATTGAAGTGACAACGCGCAAAGACGAGGGAAGTACCTTTATGATTTGGCTGCCAGCAAACTTTCCTCTCTCTGTATAA
- a CDS encoding 4-hydroxy-3-methylbut-2-enyl diphosphate reductase codes for MEVVRISPRGYCYGVVDAMALAMQTAKNLNLPRPIYILGMIVHNAHVTDFFKEEGVITLDGENRLEILEQIETGTVIFTAHGVSPEVRRRARDKGLTVVDATCPDVTKTHDLIREKVADGYEVIYIGKKAHPEPEGAVGVAPDQVHLIEKLEEADQLDIKADRIIITNQTTMSQWDIKHIMNRLLELFPKAEIHNEICLATQVRQEAVAEQAKEVDLVIVVGDPKSNNSNRLAQVSEEIAGVRAYRISDITELNRTWLTNVRKVGVTSGASTPTPITKEVISYLEAYDLKDETSWDITRTINMKKLIPAVKSKAASSE; via the coding sequence ATGGAAGTAGTTCGAATATCACCAAGAGGCTATTGTTATGGCGTAGTAGACGCTATGGCACTTGCAATGCAAACTGCTAAAAACTTAAATCTTCCGAGACCTATTTATATATTAGGCATGATTGTTCATAATGCGCATGTTACTGATTTCTTCAAAGAAGAAGGTGTCATCACATTAGATGGTGAGAACCGACTTGAAATATTAGAACAAATCGAAACAGGGACAGTCATATTCACGGCCCACGGGGTATCTCCTGAGGTAAGACGCCGAGCCCGAGACAAGGGCCTAACGGTTGTGGATGCAACCTGTCCAGATGTAACGAAGACACATGATTTAATTCGAGAAAAAGTAGCCGACGGCTATGAAGTTATCTATATCGGGAAGAAAGCTCATCCTGAGCCAGAAGGCGCAGTAGGTGTAGCTCCGGACCAAGTACACCTCATCGAGAAGCTTGAAGAAGCAGATCAACTAGACATTAAAGCCGATCGTATTATTATTACGAACCAAACAACAATGAGCCAATGGGACATTAAGCATATTATGAATCGTTTACTGGAACTATTCCCGAAAGCTGAGATTCATAATGAGATCTGTCTAGCCACGCAAGTTAGACAAGAAGCGGTAGCTGAACAAGCGAAGGAAGTCGATCTAGTTATCGTAGTTGGAGATCCGAAAAGTAATAATTCGAATCGCTTAGCGCAAGTTTCAGAGGAAATTGCAGGAGTTAGAGCGTATAGAATATCTGATATCACGGAGCTTAATCGCACATGGTTAACCAATGTACGCAAGGTCGGTGTTACGTCTGGTGCTTCAACTCCGACACCTATAACCAAAGAGGTAATTTCCTATTTGGAAGCTTATGATTTAAAAGATGAAACCAGTTGGGATATTACTCGTACTATCAATATGAAAAAGCTCATTCCAGCTGTTAAATCCAAAGCAGCTAGTAGTGAGTGA
- a CDS encoding DUF2062 domain-containing protein, whose protein sequence is MQSTQKVKMLKVKARYDWKSTKRWFRYKYLLLLRAKGGPSKVARGFSIGLAIEMFTLPTAGFAFVLIFPLVYLLRANLPAALIGFVFGKVIYIPFSILNKQVGNWLVPKHFKIYLIHHLPHMLSNIIRSGLDLFVGGMVVGLILGIIAYFPVMLLLKLHTDRRKEKRRIRKDQLVPSHTNE, encoded by the coding sequence ATGCAAAGTACTCAGAAGGTGAAAATGTTGAAAGTGAAGGCTCGCTACGATTGGAAAAGCACGAAGCGATGGTTTAGATACAAATATTTACTTCTCTTACGTGCCAAAGGCGGTCCTTCCAAGGTAGCACGCGGTTTTTCAATTGGCTTGGCCATAGAAATGTTTACCTTACCTACAGCCGGGTTTGCTTTCGTCCTTATTTTTCCCTTGGTCTATTTATTGAGAGCTAATTTACCTGCGGCTTTAATTGGTTTTGTGTTTGGGAAAGTGATTTATATTCCATTCTCTATTCTTAATAAGCAGGTTGGTAATTGGTTGGTACCGAAGCACTTCAAAATTTACTTGATCCATCATTTACCCCACATGCTTTCTAATATTATTAGAAGCGGTTTGGATTTGTTTGTAGGCGGTATGGTGGTTGGGTTAATACTCGGCATCATTGCCTATTTCCCGGTTATGCTCTTACTTAAACTCCATACGGATCGTCGCAAAGAAAAACGCAGAATCCGTAAAGATCAACTAGTCCCTTCCCATACAAATGAATAG
- the aroF gene encoding 3-deoxy-7-phosphoheptulonate synthase codes for MIAITSNKTSDERIQEIVQFIEKQGVQAHVSKGEDRTVIGIIGQADPKLAEQLRQMSGVEQVVKISKSYKLASRDFHPADTVIKIKGVEIGGEQLVVMGGPCAVETPEQIDEIARLVKAAGGQVLRGGAFKPRTGPYSFQGVGVEGLIMMAEAGKKHGLLTITEVMTPEYVDVCAQYADILQVGTRNMQNFDLLRKLGTIQTPVLLKRGFSSTYDEFLNAAEYILAGGNPNVMLCERGIRTFETYTRNTLDLSAIPVLKQLSHLPVISDPSHGTGRRELVVPMTKASVAAGADGLIIEMHTDPDNSMTGDGVQSLFPDQFANLLVDLEKLAPLLGKKFDTHKEVILA; via the coding sequence ATGATCGCCATTACATCCAACAAAACCTCAGATGAGCGTATTCAGGAAATTGTACAATTTATAGAAAAGCAAGGTGTCCAAGCTCACGTCTCCAAAGGTGAGGATCGCACAGTAATCGGTATCATCGGTCAAGCAGATCCTAAATTAGCAGAACAGTTGCGTCAAATGTCAGGAGTTGAGCAAGTTGTGAAGATTTCGAAATCTTACAAATTAGCAAGTCGTGATTTCCATCCGGCTGATACGGTTATCAAGATTAAGGGTGTTGAAATCGGTGGCGAGCAGCTTGTTGTCATGGGCGGCCCGTGCGCGGTAGAAACGCCAGAACAGATTGATGAGATCGCACGTTTAGTGAAAGCAGCGGGAGGTCAAGTTCTGCGTGGTGGTGCATTTAAGCCAAGAACAGGTCCTTATAGCTTCCAAGGTGTTGGTGTAGAGGGTTTAATCATGATGGCTGAAGCGGGTAAGAAGCATGGACTTCTTACAATTACGGAAGTTATGACACCTGAGTACGTTGATGTTTGTGCACAATACGCAGATATCCTTCAAGTAGGTACACGTAACATGCAAAACTTTGATTTGCTTCGCAAGCTCGGAACCATTCAAACGCCAGTCCTGCTCAAACGTGGATTCAGCTCCACTTACGATGAATTCTTGAATGCTGCTGAATACATTCTTGCTGGTGGTAACCCGAATGTTATGCTCTGTGAACGCGGAATCCGAACATTCGAAACGTACACACGGAATACATTGGATTTATCAGCCATTCCCGTTCTTAAACAGTTGAGCCATCTTCCGGTCATCTCTGATCCAAGTCACGGTACTGGCCGTAGAGAGCTTGTTGTTCCTATGACGAAGGCATCCGTTGCCGCTGGAGCTGATGGTTTGATCATCGAAATGCACACGGATCCAGACAATTCAATGACGGGAGACGGCGTTCAGTCCTTATTCCCTGATCAATTCGCTAATTTGCTTGTTGATCTTGAGAAGCTTGCTCCATTACTTGGTAAAAAGTTTGATACACATAAAGAAGTTATCTTGGCGTAA
- the glnA gene encoding type I glutamate--ammonia ligase → MSVQNVLNLIKEKNIEWVDFRFVGLSGKAQHISLPATEVDEETFVNGVAFDGSSIPGFRGIEQSDMVMMPDTETAYVDPFTAHPTLIIMSNIHTPEGERYDRDPRSIAQKAEEYLQTTGVGTTAFFAPESEFFIFDDVRFENGMNKSYFEVDSEEAGWNTGRKEEGGNLGYKVPVKGGYVPVAPMDSQQDIRSEMCNKLADAGLRIERHHHEVATAGQAEINFRFDTLTKTADNLLKYKYIVANTAREYGKVATFMPKPLFGDNGSGMHVHMSIFNEGEPLFYEKGAYANLSEMAINYIGGILYHAPALIALTNPSTNSFKRLVPGYEAPVNLVFSKGNRSAAVRIPIAAVTPKGCRIEFRTPDSTANPYLAFAAMLMAGLDGIKKKIDPRALGYGPFDTNIYEMSDAEKAEIRSVPGTLDEALDALAADSDFLTEGGVFTQDFIDNYIELKRGEAKAVAIRIHPHEYNLYFDC, encoded by the coding sequence ATGTCAGTTCAAAATGTGTTGAACCTTATCAAGGAAAAAAATATTGAGTGGGTAGATTTTCGTTTCGTAGGTCTTTCTGGAAAAGCGCAGCATATTTCTTTGCCTGCTACTGAAGTAGATGAAGAAACTTTCGTAAACGGAGTGGCTTTTGACGGTTCATCCATCCCAGGATTCCGTGGTATTGAACAATCTGACATGGTAATGATGCCAGATACGGAAACTGCTTATGTAGATCCTTTCACAGCTCACCCAACTTTAATTATTATGAGCAACATCCACACACCTGAAGGCGAGCGTTATGATCGCGATCCACGCAGCATCGCTCAAAAAGCAGAAGAATATCTGCAAACAACGGGTGTAGGTACAACAGCATTCTTCGCACCTGAGTCCGAATTCTTCATCTTTGATGATGTGCGTTTCGAAAATGGCATGAATAAGTCTTATTTCGAAGTTGACTCCGAAGAAGCAGGCTGGAACACAGGCCGTAAAGAAGAAGGCGGAAACCTTGGTTATAAAGTTCCAGTTAAAGGCGGTTACGTTCCGGTAGCTCCAATGGATTCCCAACAAGACATTCGTTCCGAAATGTGCAACAAGCTTGCTGATGCAGGTCTTCGTATTGAGCGTCACCATCACGAAGTGGCTACAGCTGGTCAAGCTGAAATTAACTTCCGTTTTGACACATTGACTAAAACAGCAGATAACCTGCTCAAATACAAATATATCGTTGCTAACACGGCTAGAGAATACGGTAAAGTGGCAACTTTCATGCCTAAACCACTGTTTGGTGACAATGGTAGCGGTATGCACGTACACATGTCCATCTTCAATGAAGGCGAGCCTTTGTTCTATGAAAAAGGAGCATATGCAAACCTGAGTGAAATGGCAATCAACTATATCGGTGGTATTCTTTATCACGCACCAGCATTGATCGCATTGACAAATCCAAGTACAAACTCCTTCAAACGTCTGGTTCCTGGTTACGAAGCGCCGGTTAACCTTGTATTCTCCAAAGGTAACCGTTCCGCGGCAGTTCGTATTCCAATCGCGGCTGTGACACCTAAAGGTTGTCGTATTGAATTCCGTACACCGGATAGCACGGCTAACCCATACCTCGCTTTCGCAGCAATGCTGATGGCAGGTCTTGACGGTATCAAAAAGAAAATCGATCCACGTGCTCTTGGATACGGTCCTTTCGATACAAACATCTATGAAATGTCCGATGCAGAGAAAGCTGAAATCCGCAGCGTTCCTGGTACATTAGATGAAGCTTTGGATGCTCTTGCAGCGGATTCTGACTTCTTGACTGAAGGCGGCGTATTCACACAAGATTTCATCGATAACTATATCGAATTGAAACGTGGCGAAGCGAAAGCTGTAGCAATCCGTATTCACCCACACGAGTACAACCTTTACTTTGATTGCTAA
- a CDS encoding NADPH-dependent FMN reductase: protein MKITMIAGSNQRSATSTRLAEYIKHLATQEGHQVTLIDLYQTPLPFYSPDDANAGHEALEKLKEAMLEAEGIVLATPEYHSGISGVLKNALDHLGQDHFNNKVVLSVSSAGGAVAVSSLTQMQTIVRNLHGINCPDWLSIGGDQRKSFQTGVTYQDIHPDVDKRVRRVVGSFLKLTKQLAVKLV, encoded by the coding sequence ATGAAAATTACAATGATAGCAGGAAGTAATCAGAGATCAGCGACAAGTACAAGACTTGCTGAATATATCAAGCATCTTGCGACCCAAGAGGGTCACCAGGTGACATTGATTGACTTGTATCAAACACCGCTCCCTTTCTATTCACCAGATGATGCCAATGCGGGGCACGAAGCTCTAGAGAAATTAAAAGAAGCCATGCTTGAAGCAGAGGGAATCGTACTGGCAACACCGGAGTATCATAGTGGAATTTCCGGAGTTTTGAAAAATGCGCTTGATCATCTAGGACAAGATCATTTCAATAACAAGGTTGTCTTATCTGTAAGTTCAGCAGGCGGAGCCGTTGCTGTGAGCTCTCTGACGCAGATGCAAACCATTGTACGCAATCTGCATGGCATTAATTGTCCTGATTGGCTATCTATTGGAGGCGACCAGCGGAAGAGCTTCCAAACGGGTGTAACCTATCAAGATATCCATCCAGATGTCGATAAACGTGTTCGTCGTGTTGTGGGTTCATTCCTTAAATTGACCAAACAGTTGGCAGTTAAACTTGTTTAG
- the bioA gene encoding adenosylmethionine--8-amino-7-oxononanoate transaminase: protein MTTHYERLAAINKSHLWHPFTQMKDYNNADPLIIERGEGIRLYDVHGRAYYDGFSSVWLNVHGHNVPELNQAIVTQLGRVAHSTLLGMANIPAIELAEKLVGIAPKGLNKVFYSDSGATGVEIAIKMAFQYWHNQGARGKTTFITMSQAYHGDTIGAISVGAIPLYHDVFRPMLFPSHVIPYPNTYRHEGGATEALERTLTALRSLLETSADEIAALIVEPIVQGASGMIVMPPGCFREMAALCRKHDVLLIADEVATGFGRTGAMFACDLESVSPDLMVVGKGLTGGYLPVAATLARDEIYHAFYADYQEQKTFFHGHSYTGNPLGCAVALASLKLFEERKIIEGVRAKASFVENKLAALMERPHIGDIRQKGLMIGIELVRDKGSREPYDWEERIGVRTSMRARELGMLTRPLGNVVVFIPPLVSTEAELDAMTNILAESIINVTEGNVIP, encoded by the coding sequence GTGACAACGCATTACGAACGTCTTGCTGCAATAAACAAGTCGCACTTATGGCATCCATTTACTCAGATGAAAGACTACAACAACGCAGACCCTCTAATTATTGAACGCGGCGAGGGTATCAGGCTTTATGACGTTCATGGAAGAGCGTATTACGACGGTTTTTCGTCGGTTTGGCTCAACGTACACGGCCACAACGTACCTGAGTTGAATCAGGCTATTGTCACCCAGTTAGGGCGTGTAGCTCACTCCACCCTTCTAGGAATGGCCAATATACCGGCAATCGAGCTTGCAGAGAAGCTGGTGGGGATCGCTCCAAAAGGATTAAATAAAGTGTTTTATTCTGATTCAGGAGCAACCGGTGTCGAGATTGCGATCAAAATGGCATTTCAATACTGGCACAACCAGGGAGCACGGGGAAAAACAACGTTTATCACGATGAGTCAAGCGTATCATGGAGACACGATTGGCGCGATTAGTGTCGGTGCGATACCGCTGTACCATGATGTATTTCGTCCCATGCTGTTTCCTTCGCACGTTATTCCGTATCCTAACACTTACCGCCATGAAGGTGGTGCGACGGAAGCGTTGGAACGTACGCTAACCGCACTGCGCAGCTTGCTCGAGACGAGCGCGGATGAGATCGCGGCTCTCATTGTGGAGCCGATTGTGCAAGGGGCCAGCGGGATGATTGTCATGCCGCCGGGCTGTTTTCGTGAGATGGCTGCGCTGTGCCGCAAACATGACGTATTGCTCATCGCCGACGAAGTGGCGACCGGCTTTGGTCGAACGGGCGCTATGTTCGCCTGTGATCTCGAGAGCGTATCACCTGATTTGATGGTGGTAGGGAAGGGGTTGACCGGCGGCTATTTGCCTGTGGCCGCGACACTTGCAAGGGACGAGATCTACCACGCGTTTTATGCTGATTACCAAGAGCAGAAAACTTTTTTTCACGGTCATTCCTACACGGGAAACCCACTTGGTTGTGCTGTTGCTTTGGCCAGTTTGAAGCTATTTGAAGAGCGGAAGATTATTGAAGGAGTTAGAGCTAAGGCGTCTTTTGTCGAGAATAAGCTCGCAGCACTTATGGAACGGCCGCATATCGGTGACATCAGGCAAAAGGGACTGATGATCGGAATCGAGCTCGTACGCGACAAAGGATCACGTGAGCCATACGATTGGGAAGAACGAATCGGCGTTCGTACGAGCATGAGAGCCAGAGAGCTCGGGATGCTTACGAGGCCGCTTGGCAATGTGGTTGTCTTCATCCCTCCGCTTGTTAGCACAGAAGCTGAGCTTGATGCAATGACAAATATTTTGGCAGAATCGATAATTAACGTAACGGAAGGCAACGTAATTCCATGA
- the bioD gene encoding dethiobiotin synthase, with the protein MNKVNLGTIRGLFVTGTDTGVGKTMVTAAITAALRAEGLNAGVWKPVQSGALLGSGVTDAERLLQGSGINERPEAVAPFTFEAPLTPMLAAKHAGVTLTLKELIAAGEPLSKRYEALLIEGAGGVAVPLTEEALMVDLIAELQVPVLIVARSSLGTINHTLLTASFLRHRAIPIVGVIMNDGGLLERYDDPSVAANAELIEQYSGLKVLGRFPRLYSEANSENLIHIIRKTIQLVPIRQALQFNQ; encoded by the coding sequence ATGAACAAAGTCAACTTAGGAACGATACGCGGATTGTTTGTAACAGGTACGGACACTGGCGTTGGGAAGACGATGGTGACGGCAGCCATTACCGCTGCGCTCCGCGCCGAAGGTTTGAACGCAGGTGTTTGGAAGCCTGTGCAGTCCGGTGCACTTCTTGGCAGCGGAGTTACCGATGCTGAACGGCTGCTGCAAGGCTCGGGGATCAATGAGCGGCCAGAGGCGGTGGCACCATTTACATTTGAAGCTCCGCTTACTCCGATGCTTGCCGCAAAGCATGCTGGTGTGACCTTAACGCTGAAGGAGCTTATCGCTGCTGGTGAACCGCTCTCTAAACGTTATGAAGCGCTGCTCATTGAAGGCGCAGGCGGTGTTGCTGTTCCTCTGACCGAAGAAGCCCTCATGGTGGACTTGATCGCGGAACTCCAAGTACCCGTTCTAATTGTAGCCCGTTCAAGTCTCGGCACGATTAACCATACGCTTTTGACTGCATCATTTCTGCGGCATCGTGCAATCCCGATTGTAGGCGTCATTATGAACGACGGCGGATTATTGGAGCGGTATGACGATCCGAGCGTTGCTGCGAATGCGGAATTAATCGAACAGTATAGCGGCCTTAAGGTCCTCGGACGCTTTCCCCGTTTGTACAGCGAAGCCAATTCAGAGAATTTGATACATATCATACGAAAAACAATCCAACTTGTACCTATCAGACAGGCTTTGCAGTTCAACCAATAG